The genomic DNA TTCTGAGTCTTCTAACGTACCATTTTTGTCAAATAAAATTGCCTGAATATCTGAAAAGCTGATATCTTTACATTTGATAGTTACCATCTTCATTAGTTCTTATAAGTAGTTTAATTAGTACAAAAAAAGAGGGATAAACCCTCTTCAACTTTATACCTTAATTTGCAAGTAAATACAGGTAATTATGTATTACTCTTCAACAGTTACAGGAACTTCTGTTTCTGTTGTTTCTGTTGCTTCTACAGTTTCAGCCACTACTGGAGCTTCTGCTTCTGTTGCTTCTACAATTTCAGCCACTGCTGGAGCTTCTGCTGCTACTGGAACTTCTGTTTCTGCTGTTTCTGCTGTTTCCACAGTTTCAGTTCCCTCAACAACTTCAGTTTCTTCTGCTGGAGCAACAGTTAGACCTTGCTGTTTAGCTAACATTTGTTCCCTATACTTAGCCGCCATTTCTTCAGCCTTATCATAGACTAAATCACGGTTCTTAATCATGTCACCGGGTTCGGGTTCTAGCTGCTTGGTAGACAGAGATATTCTTCCTCTTTCTGCATCCAAGTCAATGATCATTACTTTCACTTCATCATTGACATTAAATACGCTATGTGGTGTATCAATATGCTCGTGGGAAATTTCAGAAATATGAAGTAGTCCACTTACACCGCCAATATCAATAAATGCACCGTATGGTTTGATACCGCGAACAGTCCCTATGACGACTTCCCCTACTTCTAAGCGGTTCATCTTCCGCTCAACCAAAGCCCGACGATGGGATAGAACTAAGCGGTTGCGCTCTTCATCTACTTCTAGGAATTTTAAAGGTAATTCTTCCCCTACTAATTCTTCTTTGGGTTTGCGGGTACTAATGTGAGAACCAGGGATAAAACCTCTGAGTCCTTCAATTCTTACCAATGCACCGCCACGATTAGTAGCAAACACACCAGAACGTACGGTAGCATCTTCTGCCTGTAATTGCCGTACCCTTTCCCAAGCCCTCATGTATTCTATACGACGAATGGACAGAGTTAACTGACCATCTTCGTTTTCATCAGTGAGGATGAAAAATTCCCGTGTTTCGTTTGATTGTAAGACTTCTTCCGGGGCATCCACCCGGTTAATAGACATTTCCTGTATAGGTATGTATGCTGCTGTTTTCGCACCAATGTCAATCAGAGCGCCGCGCGGCTCTATACTAAACACTGTACCTGGTACAATATCACCAGGGCTGAAGTGATAATCGTACTTATCAAGTAGAGCAGCGAAATCTTCGTGAGTAAATCCAATTTCTGTAGCGGTTAAATTCTGATTGACCATGCTGATTTTTCCTGGTTCGATTCTCCGTCAAGTTTTTATCACAGTTAATGATGTATAGGCGAGGGCTTTTTATAGAAGTCTACACTTACATCCTTGTCTATCCTAGCTCAGAAGTGCTAGGTTCACATATATCAACTTCCAGATAGGATATTATATCACATATCAAAAAGTTATTCACTATTTTTTGGGTTGTTACACCAAATTATATTTAACCCAGCTAGGGAGAAATTGCATGAATAAAAGCTGATGCAATAACTATCTTAGAATCCCAAATTATAAATCTAACATATTTCGCCTTTAAATTTAAAATGGTATATCTTCTGTAGTTCAGCAGTATTTCTGGCAAAAACCTCACCAATGGTATCCGTTGCTACTATATTTAGCGGCAACGGATGAAAGGCTAAATTATCTGAAAATACGGGTAATGACACCCTAATTAGTCTTTATCTTTTCTCTCAAAACGAGGGGGTTCGCGAAAGGCGATCGCAAAAAAGAGAACACCTATTGCTAAGGTCAAGATCAAGATGTATGCAACGCTTTCCATATCAGGATTCCCTGCTTATACAGCTAGTAATTTTAGTTGATCAAACAAGTAAGAAAGAAAGTATGAAGTAATAAAACTTCATACCTTATACTTCATTCTGGATTAGGCTTCCTTCCGAACACGAGTGGACTTGTCACCAACTTTTTGGAACAGCCCCCACTCTACTTGCTCTTCTAGGTCAGCTTCTACGCCGGCAAATACGTCACGGTAGATTGTCCGTGAACCGTGCCAGATGTGACCGAAGAAGAATAGTAACGCAAATACAGCGTGACCGAAGGTAAACCAACCTCTGGGAGATGTACGGAATACACCATCAGAGTTTAAGGTTTCTCTATCAAAGTCAAAGATTTCGCCACCTTGAGCCTTACGAGCATATTTCTTCACATCAGCGGGATCTGTAAAGGTTTGACCATCCAAATCACCACCGTAGAAGCTAACAGTTACACCTGTTTGCTCAATGCTGAATTTTGATTCTGCCCGACGGAATGGAATGTCAGCGCGGACTACTCCATCTGCATCGGTCAAGACGACAGGGAAGGTTTCAAAGAAGTTAGGCAGACGACGTACTGTTAACTCACGTCCTTCTGCATCGGTAAATACTGCATGACCTTGCCAAGATTGGGCAATACCATCACCTTTAACCATTGGACCTGTACGGAATAAACCACCTTTAGCGGGGCTATTACCTACGTAGTCATAGAAGGCCAATTTTTCAGGTATTTGTGACCAAGCTTCAGATAGGCTTGCACCTTGAGCAACGCTAGTTTGTACACGGCGCTCAATTTCTTGATGGAAGTAGCCTTGATCCCACTGATAGCGGGTAGGTCCAAACAATTCAATGGGGGTAGTAGCGTTACCGTACCACATAGTACCAGCAACTACGAATGCTGCAAAGAATACAGCCGCAATACTGCTGGAAAGT from Okeanomitos corallinicola TIOX110 includes the following:
- the psbB gene encoding photosystem II chlorophyll-binding protein CP47, yielding MGLPWYRVHTVVLNDPGRLISVHLMHTALVAGWAGSMALYELATYDSSDPILNPMWRQGMFVLPFMSRLGVTESWGGWSVTGGTAVDPGFWSFEGVAAAHIVLSGLLFLAAVWHWVFWDLELFRDPRTGEPALDLPKMFGIHLFLSGLLCFGFGAFHLTGLFGPGMWVSDAYGVTGSIQAVAPEWGPAGFNPFNPGGVVAHHIAAGVVGIIAGLFHLTVRPPERLYKALRMGNIETVLSSSIAAVFFAAFVVAGTMWYGNATTPIELFGPTRYQWDQGYFHQEIERRVQTSVAQGASLSEAWSQIPEKLAFYDYVGNSPAKGGLFRTGPMVKGDGIAQSWQGHAVFTDAEGRELTVRRLPNFFETFPVVLTDADGVVRADIPFRRAESKFSIEQTGVTVSFYGGDLDGQTFTDPADVKKYARKAQGGEIFDFDRETLNSDGVFRTSPRGWFTFGHAVFALLFFFGHIWHGSRTIYRDVFAGVEADLEEQVEWGLFQKVGDKSTRVRKEA
- a CDS encoding 30S ribosomal protein S1, with product MVNQNLTATEIGFTHEDFAALLDKYDYHFSPGDIVPGTVFSIEPRGALIDIGAKTAAYIPIQEMSINRVDAPEEVLQSNETREFFILTDENEDGQLTLSIRRIEYMRAWERVRQLQAEDATVRSGVFATNRGGALVRIEGLRGFIPGSHISTRKPKEELVGEELPLKFLEVDEERNRLVLSHRRALVERKMNRLEVGEVVIGTVRGIKPYGAFIDIGGVSGLLHISEISHEHIDTPHSVFNVNDEVKVMIIDLDAERGRISLSTKQLEPEPGDMIKNRDLVYDKAEEMAAKYREQMLAKQQGLTVAPAEETEVVEGTETVETAETAETEVPVAAEAPAVAEIVEATEAEAPVVAETVEATETTETEVPVTVEE
- a CDS encoding photosystem II reaction center protein T; translated protein: MESVAYILILTLAIGVLFFAIAFREPPRFERKDKD